TGGGCGTGCCGGACCTCCAGCCGGAAATCCTCGGCAAGGCGCGCAGCGGCGACATCCGCCACTGCTTCGCCTCGACGGCCCGCGCCCGCGACCTCCTGGGCTTTACCGCGGAGCATCGGCTCGAAACGTCGCTCGAGCCCTTCGTCGAATGGGTGCGCCGCGAGACGGTCGTCGACCGCAACGGCCAGATGCGCAGCGAACTCGAACGGCGGGGGCTGGTGGCATGAATGCGCGCCTGCATCCGGCCCGGTCCGGCTTCGGTTTCGTCGAATGGTTCCGTCCGGGCGAGTACGGACGGACAGAGGACGTGCTGCCCGAAATCGTCGCCTCCGGCGCGACGCATCTGCGCACGCATCTCTCCTGGGCGGAGTATCTGGCGCCAGGCGGGGAGGAGTGGTTCGACTGGCTGCTGCCGAAACTGTCGGCCGAACTCGACGTTCTGCCCTGCATCCACTACACGCCGCCGTCGCTGTCGCGGACGGGCAAGGCGACCGGCGCTCCGCGTCGCCTCAAGGACTACGCCGACTTCGTCGACCACGTCATCGACCGTTACGGGCGGCATTTCCGGCACATCGAACTCTGGAACGAGCCCAACAACCTGCTCGACTGGGACTGGCGTGAGGACAAGGACTTCTCGCTGTTCTGCGAGATGGTGGGCGGCGCCGCCTACTGGGTGCAGAAACGCGGCTGGAAGGCAGTGCTCGGCGCGCCGTGCCCGTTCGATCCGGCCTGGATCAACCTGATGGGTCAGCGCGGCGTCCTCGACGTCGTCTCCGCGGTCGGCTTCCACGGCTTTCCGGGCACCTGGGACAGCGACGAGGGCAGCTGGAACGGCTGGGACCTGCATCTGGGCGAGCTGCGCCGCATCGTCGACGTCTACAACCCCGGGGCGGAGCTGTGGGTCACCGAAACCGGCTACTCGACCTGGCGCCAGGACGAGGTGGAGCAGGTGCGCCGCTTCATGGCGGCGCTGAGCGTGCCGGCCGACCGGGTCTACTGGTACAGCTGGCGCGACGTGCCGCACGACGTGGCGGTGCAGGAAGGCCTCTGGTTCGACCCCCGCCACTACCACCTCGGTGCGACCGAGCATGGCGGCCGGCCGAAGCTTCTGGCGCGGCTCCTGCAGGAGGGCGGGGTACGCCGGGTGCAGGAGCTCTTCACCCTCGCCAAGCCCTCGATCGCCTCCAGCGTCGCTCCGGTGGTGATCACCGGCGGCAGCGGCTTCATCGGCAGCAACCTCGCCTCGTCCTACCTGCGCGAAGGCAGGGACGTCGTCATCTTCGACAGCCTCGCCCGACCCGGTGTCGATTCCAATCTGGCCTGGCTGCGCGACCAGTTCGGCGACAGGGTCCACTCCTGCATCGCCGACGTGCGCGACGCCGCGCAGGTGCGCGACGCCGTGCGCGACGCCAGCGTTGTGTTCCATCTCGCCGGACAGACGGCGGTGACGACCAGCCTCGATCATCCCATCGAGGACATGGAGGTGAATGTTCGCGGCACGCTGAACGTGCTCGAAGGCGCGCGCGCCGCCCCGCGCCGCCCTGGCGTCATCTTCGCCAGCACCAACAAGGTCTACGGAGCGCTCGAGGACATCGACACGGTGGCGACGGCGAAGTGTCACCAGCCGGCCGATCCCCAGATCGCCAGGAACGGCATCGGCGAGGACCGCAGCCTCGACTTCTGCACGCCCTACGGATGCTCCAAGGGCGCCGCCGACCAGTACGTCCTCGACTATGCCAAGTCCTACGGCATGCCGGCGGCGGTGCTGCGGATGAGCTGCATCTACGGCCCGCGCCAGTTCGGCACCGAGGATCAGGGCTGGGTCGCCCACTTCCTGATCAGGGCGCTCCGCGGCGAGAGGATCACCATCTTCGGCGACGGCCATCAGGTCCGCGACATCCTCGACGTCGACGACGCGGTGGCCGCCTACCGGGCGCTGCACGCGAACGTCGGCCGGCTGAGCGGCCAGGCCTTCAATCTCGGCGGCGGCCCGTCCAACGCCGTCAGCCTGTCCATGGTTCTGGCCGAGATGGCACGCATCATCGGCGAACCGGTCGAGACCGCGCACGAGCCCTGGCGGACCGGCGACCAACTCTACTTCGTCGCCGACACCGCGCGCCTGCAGGCTGCGACCGGCTGGCAGCCGACCATCCCGTGGAAACGGGGCGTCCTGCGCCTCGCCCGCTGGCTGCAGGCGGAGCGCTTCGCCGATGCACCGGCGGCAAGGCAGAGGAGGCTCTCGGCATGAGGTCCGCCGTCTCCCGGGACGCCTTTCCGCTCCATGCGCCGCCGATGCGATGGCCGAACAGAGACGATGGGACGGTGATCCTGATGACGGTCGATGCCGTCGGGGGTGTCTGGCGCTACGCGATGGAACTCGCCCGCGCCTTGCCGGCGCAGGGATATCGAACCGTCTTCGCCGTCCTCGGTCCGGCACCGAGCGCCGCACAGGAACAGGAAGCGCGACGCCTTGGCGAACTGGTCTGGCTCGACCAGCCCCTCGACTGGATGGTGGACGGACCGGAACGGCTGTCCAAGCTTGGACCGGCGCTGGCCGCGCTCGCCAGAGAATGCGACGCCGCCCTGGTCCATCTCAACGCTCCGTCGCAGGTCGTCGGCCTCGACGTCACCGTTCCGGTCGTCAGCGTCGTCCATTCCTGCCTTCCGACCTGGTGGAGAGCGGTGAAGGGAACGCCGCTGCCCCGGGAATGGCAGTGGCACCAGCGGCTGAATCAGGCCGGCATGGAGGCCGCGGATGCCGTCGTCGTTCCGACCGGCAGCTACGCGGAGGCGATCGAAGCCTGCTACGATCCGCCGTTCCGCATCGAGGTGGCATACAACGGCATCGCCGCTTTCCTTGCTGGCGCGCCACGCGAGCCCTTCCTGTTCGCCGCCGGCCGCTGGTGGGACGAAGGCAAGAACGGCGACGTCCTCTCCCAGGCGGCCCCCTCGATCGACTGGCCAGTGGTGATGGCCGGCCCCCTGGAGAGCCCGACCGGCCAGCGCCGTGAGCTTCCCGATGTGCGCAGCCCCGGCGCGCTGGGGCACGATCGCGTGCTCGATCACGTGCGGCGCGCCGGCATCGTCGTCTCGCCGTCGATCTACGAGCCTTTCGGTCTCGCCGCCCTCGAAGGTGCCCGGGCCGGCGCGGCCCTGCTTCTGGCCGACATCCCGACCTACCGGGAACTGTGGAAGGGGGCGGCGCTGTTCTTCGATCCGGCCGATCCCGCCGATCTCGCCGCCAAGGCCAATCTGCTGATCCGCGACGGCGCGCTGCGCGGTGCCAACGGTTCGCTGGCTCTGGCACGGTCGAGGCGGTTCACGCCCGACCGGCAGGCCGAGGCCATGGCCGAAATCTATTCCCGCTGCCTGGCGAAGACCGCGCCGGCTGCGAAGGAGGCCTTCTGATGCGTTTCCTGTTCTACACGCACTCTCTGGTCTCCGACTGGAATCACGGCAACGCGCATTTCCTGCGCGGCCTGATGCGGGCGCTGCAGGCGAAGGGGCACGACGCCCTGGCGCTCGAGCCGGCGGACGGCTGGAGCCGGGCGAACCTCGCCGCGGAGGGCGGCATGCCGCCCTCAGAGCGCTTCGCACAGGCCTTTCCGGGCCTGCGCTGGCAGGATTACGGGCCGGAGTTCGATCACGAGGCGGCCTGCGCGGATGCGGACGTCGTTGTGGTGCACGAATGGACGGATCCGGCGCTGGTCGCTCGCATCGGCCGGCTGCGCCGCGCCGGAGGGCGGTTCCTGCTCTATTTCCACGACACCCACCATCGGGCCGTGTCGCGGGAGCCGGAGATCGCCGGGCTGCATCTCGACGGCTACGACGGGGTTCTGGCCTTCGGCGACACCCTGAAAGAGCGCTACCTCGCGGCCGGCTGGGGCCGCCAGGTGGAGACGTTCCACGAGGCTGCCGACGTCGCGCTGTTCCGGCCGATGCCCGACGTCGAGCCCGAGCATGAGCTCGTCTGGATCGGCAACTGGGGCGACGGCGAGCGCAGCGCGGAACTGCGCAGCTTCCTCATCCAGCCCGCGCGCCGGCTCGGCCTCGACGCCACCGTCCGCGGCGTGCGCTATCCGGACGAGGCACTGGCGTCGCTGCGCGAGGCCGGCATCCGCTATGGCGGCTGGATCGCCAATCACGAGGTTCCGCGGGCCTTCGCCCGCCACCGCTTCACGGTGCACGTCCCGCGGCGGCCCTATGTGGAGGCGCTGCCGGGCATTCCCACCATCCGCGTCTTCGAGGCGCTCGCCTGCGGCATCCCGCTGATCTGCGCGCCCTGGGAGGATCGCGAGGGCCTGTTCCGGCCGGGCCGCGACTATCTCGTCGCCCGCGGCGAGGACGAGATGACCGGGCACATGCGGGCCTTGCGCCACGATCCGGACCTGCGTCGCGTCCTGGCGGCGAGCGGCCTCGAGACGATCCTTGCCCGCCACACCTGCGATCACCGCGCCGACCAGCTGCTCGGCCTGGTGGCGCGCCATGGGAACCAGCCGGTTGCGGAGGCCGCCGAATGAAAATCGCGTTCTACGGATCAAGCCTGCTCTCGTCCTACTGGAACGGCGCGGCCACCTACTATCGCGGCATGCTCAGAGCGCTGTCGGAGATCGGCTACGACGTCACCTTCTACGAATCCGATGCCTTCGACCGCCAGCAGCATCGCGACATCGAGCCGCCGGACTGGTGCCGGGTCGTGGTCTACGAAGCCAGTGCCGAGGGGCTGGCGCGGGCCGCCGCCGAGGCGCGCGATGCCGACATCGTGGTCAAGGCGAGCGGCTGCGGCTACGAGGACGACGCGCTGCTGGACCTGTTGATCAGGCACTGCGCGGAACGGGCACTGATGCTGTTCTGGGACGTCGACGCCCCGGCGACCCTGGCCGAACTCGCCGGCGCCCCCGACCACCCGCTGCATCGCCAGCTCGCCCGCATCGACATGGTGCTGACCTATGGCGGCGGCGATCCGGTGGTCAACGGCTACCGCCGCTTCGGCGCCGCCGACTGCGTGCCGATCTACAACGCCGTCGACCCGCGCGACCATCACCCGGTCCCGCCCGATCCGCGCTTCGCGGCGGACCTCTCCTTTCTCGGCAACCGCCTGCCGGACCGGGAGACCCGGGTGGAGCTCTTCTTCCTCGACGCCGCCGCGCGCCTGCCGCAGCGCCGGATGCTGCTCGGGGGATCGGGCTGGGGCGACAAGGCCATGCCCGCCAATGTCCGCGCCATCGGCCACGTGCCCACGGCGGATCACAACGCCTTCAACTGCTCGGCGCTGGCCGTTCTCAACATCAGCCGCGACAGCATGGCCTCGATGGGCTTCTCGCCCGCCACGCGCGTCTTCGAGGCCGCCGGGGCAGGGGCCTGCCTCATCACCGACGACTGGGCCGGGCTCGACCTGTTCCTGAAGGACGGCGAGGAGGTGCTGAAGGCGCGCGACGGCCAGGAGGTTGCCGAGAGGCTGGAGGGACTGACGACGGAGCGCGCCCGCGCGATCGGCGAGCGCGCGCGCCTGCGCGTGCTGGCCGAGCACACCTACACCGCGCGTGCCGACCGTTTCGCCGCCGTCATCCGGACGCTCCTGCAGCGCCGCAACCTCGAGGCGGCCGAATGAGGCCGCTGTCGATCGTCTTCGTCGGACTGTCGCTGTCCTCCTCCTGGGGGAACGGCCATGCCACGACCTATCGTGCGCTGCTGTCCGGTCTCGGCCGGCTCGGCCACGAGGTGCTGTTCCTGGAGCGCGAGCAGTCCTGGTACCTGGAGAACCGCGACCTCGCCGACCCGGACTATTGCACGCTCCGCTTCTACCGCAGTGTCGACGACCTCGAAACGCACCGCGCGACCCTGAGGTCGGCCGACGCCGTCATCGTCGGCTCCTACGTGCCGGACGGGATCGAGGTGATCGACCGGATCGCCGGGATGGGGCCGCGGCAGCTCTGCTTCTACGACATCGACACGCCCGTCACGCTCGCCCGCCTCGCGCGGGGGGAGGAGACCTACGTCGCGCCGCACCAGCTTCCCGGCTTCGACGTCGTCTTCTCCTTCTCCGGCGGACGGGCGCTGGAGATCCTGGAAGGGGATTTCGGGGTGCGGCGGGCCGCGCCGCTGTTCTGCTCGGTCGACGCGGGCGCCTACCGCCCGAGCGGCGAGGCCAGGACCTGGGACCTCGGCTACCTCGGTACCTACAGCCCCGACCGCCAGCCGGCGCTCGACGAACTGCTGCTGCGGACCGCCCGGCTGATGCCCGAGCGCCGCTTCGTGGTGGCAGGCCCGCAATACCCGGAATCGATCCGCTGGCCCGACAATGTCGAGCGCATCGACCATCTGCCGCCGGAACGCCACGCGTCCTTCTACAGCCGCCAGCGCTACACGCTGAACGTGACCCGCAGCGACATGATCGCCGTCGGCTGGTCGCCGAGCGTGCGCCTGTTCGAGGCGGCGGCCTGTGCCACGCCGGTCATCAGCGACCGCTGGGACGGGCTCGGCGACTTCTTCCCCGAGCCGGAGGCGATCGTCACCGCCGCCACGGCCGAGGAGGTGGTCGCCATTCTCTCCAGGCCGACGAAGGCCGCTCTCGACCAGGGACTGGCGGCGATGCGCATTGCCCTTGCCAGCCACACCGGCCTGGTCCGTGCGGAGGAACTGGCGGCGGCGCTCGTCCCGGACCGGCCGCAAGCAACGAAACCTGTCTCAACCCATTCGACGGAGGCGCATCATGCAGCGCGATAACGGAGTTCGCTCGAACGGCACCAGCCTCGTGGCCGGTGGCGCCGGTTTTCTCGGCTCGCATCTCGTGGAGCGTCTCCTGCAGGAAGGGCGCAGGGTCGTCTGCATCGACAGTTTTCTGTCCGGGACGGGAGACAACATCGCCCGCTTCGCGTCGCATCCCGGCTTCCGGCTGGTGCGCCAGGACATCCAGCGGCCGCTGTCCATAGACGAAGAGGGGGTCGACGAGATCTACAATCTCGCCTGCGCCGCCTCGCCGCCGCGCTACCAGGCCGATCCGCACCACACCATGATGACCAGCGTCATCGGCACCTCGAACCTGCTCGAACTGGCGGCGGCCCGCGGCGCGCGCTTCCTGCAGGCCTCGACCAGCGAGATCTACGGCGACCCCGAGGTGCATCCGCAGACGGAGGACTATGTCGGCAGCGTCAATTGCACCGGCCCGCGGGCCTGCTACGACGAAGGCAAGCGCGCCGCGGAGACCATCTGCTTCGACTTCCTGCGGGTGGGCCGCGCCGACGCGCGCATCGCCCGCATCTTCAACACCTACGGCCCGCGGATGCGCGCCGACGACGGCCGGATCGTCTCCAACTTCATCGTCCAGGCGCTTGCGGGCGAACGGATGACGGTTTTCGGCGACGGCAGCCAGACCCGCTCCTTCTGCTATGTCAGCGACCTCATCGACGGGCTGGTGCGCCTCATGCGCGTCGACCCGAATCCCGGCTGCCCCGTCAATCTGGGCAATCCCGGGGAATTCACCGTCGAGGAACTGGCCCGCATCGTCTCGCGCAAGATACCGACGGCGCGGGGCATCCGCAGGCTGCCGCTCCCGCAGGACGACCCGCGCCGGCGCCAGCCCGACATCTCGCGGGCCCGCGCCCTGCTCGGCTGGGAGCCGAAGGTCGCGCTCGACGAGGGCCTCGCCCACACCATCGCCTGGTTCAGCGAGCAACGGGCCGGCAGCAAGCTGGAGGCTGCCGAGTGATGAGCCGGAACAACGCGTCGAAGAAGATCGAGCACCGCATCCGCGAACTGGGGCCATGGTTCCAGAACATGGCCATCGGCGGCGTCGAGACGGCGCCGGACCACTTTCTCGGCGACTATCCGCGCGCCAAATGGGAAGGCTTCGCGCATGTGCTGCCGGACGATCTCGAGGGCCGGTCGGTCCTGGAGATCGGCTGCAATGCGGGCTTCTATGCGCTGGAGATGAAGCGGCGCGGTGCGGGCGACGTGGTCGCCATCGACCATGACGAGCGCTACCTCGAGCAGGCCCGGCTCGCCGCCGGGGTCGCCGGCGTCGAGATCGATTTCAGGCGGATGTCGGTCTACGACCTGCCGCGGCTGTCCCGGCGGTTCGATCTGGTCCTGTTCATGGGCGTCTTCTACCACCTGCGCCATCCGCTTCTGGCGCTCGACATGATCCACGAGCATGTCGCCGACGATCTGCTCCTGTTCCAGTCGCTGTCGCGCGGCAGCGGAGCGGCCGAACCGGTCGCCGCCGATTATTCCATCGACGAATGGACCGTGTTCGACCGGAGCGATTTCCCCAAGCTGCATTTCGTCGAGCATCGCTATGCGGGCGATCCGACCAACTGGTTCGTGCCGAACGTGGCGGCGATGCAGGCGATGCTGCGCAGCTCGGGCTTCCGGATCGTCGCCCATCCGGAACGCGAGGTCTTCCTCTGCACGAAGACGGCGCGGCCTCCGATGGTCGAGCCGCCGCCCTGCTGACCGGTGCCCATGCCGGCCGGATCGCCCGTGCGCCGCCGCGCACGCGGACCGGTCGTCCTCGTGCGGCCGCAACCCGGGCCCGTCTTCTCGCGCTCACGCTTCCCGCCGCAGGGAACAAAGGCCGCAACGGGCGGTTGGATCGATGAAGGGAGAAGGAGCCTTGCGCCGCCACGGCCAAAGCCCCGCCTCCGCTGCCTTCCGGCACATCGACACACTCGCACGAGGAGAAGACCAGTGGTGCAGCACGTCCAGACGAGGGAAACCTATCCCCTCCACCAGCCGAAGCCGGTATCCGATCGCCGTCTTGCGGCGCTCGACCGCATCGCGCTCGCGGTCGCCACCGTAATGGCGCTCGGCCCGCTCACCACCTACGCGGTGATCGGCGGATGACCCGGCGCCCGTATCGAGACGCCCGGTCGGGCTCCACCGCGCCGCTGGCGCTCGGACTGCTGGCCGTCGCCGCAGGCGTGGTCGGTGCCGCCGTCCTGTCGCGCCGCGGCGACGGGCTGCGCCACGGGCTGGAAGACGCGCCGCGGCGGTCGCAGAGGCGCCAGCCTCCGGGCTCCGCCCGCATCGTCGGGCGCTCCGTCACCATCGCAAAGCCCCGGGACGAGGTCTACCGCGCCTGGCGGGACGTCACGCGTTTCCCGGATTTCATGGAGAACGTCGCCTCCGTTGTCTCCCTCGACGACACCCGCTCGCGCTGGTCGGTCGAAGGGCCGGGCGGCAGCTCGATCGAGTTCGTGTCGCGGATCGTCGACGACGTTCCCGGCGAGAGGATCGCCTGGAGGTCGGAGGAGGGCGCCTCGGTCCCCAATGCCGGCAGGATCACCTTCCGCGACGCACCGGGCAACCGGGGCACCGAGGTCGACCTGACCATCTCCTACGACCCGCCCGGCGGAGCCGTGGGCGCCATGGTCGCCAAGATGTTCCAGCGCGAGCCGAGCATCCAGGCGCGGCGCGATCTCAAGCGATTCAAGCAGTTGATGGAAACCGGCGAGGTCGCGACCGCGCGCACCCGCCCCGTTTCCGCGAACGCACGGTAAGGAGCAGACGATGCGAGCACTGACCTGGCAGGGCAAGAAGGACGTCCGCGTCGAAACGGTCGACGATCCGGCGATCGTCAATCCGCGCGACATCATCATCAAGGTGACGTCGACCGCGATCTGCGGCTCCGATCTGCATCTCTATGACGGCATGATCCCGACGATGCAGGCCGGCGACGTGCTCGGCCACGAGTTCATGGGCGAGATCGTCGAGACGGGCAAGGGCGTGAGCGACCTGCGCAAGGGCCAGCGCGTGGTGGTGCCCTTCGTCATCGCCTGCGGCGCCTGCTACCATTGTTCCAGGCTGCAGTACTCCGCCTGCGACAACTCCAATCCCGCCGATCAGGCCGACATTTCCGAGACCCTCTACGGCCATCAGATGAGCGGGCTCTTCGGCTATTCGCACATGACCGGCGGCTATGCCGGAGGCCAGGCCGAATATGTCCGCGTGCCCTTCGCCGACGTCGGCCCGATCGTGGTTCCGGACGAGCTTGAAGACGATGACGTCCTCTTCCTGTCCGACATCCTGCCGACGGGCTGGATGGCCGCGGAGAACTGCGAGATCGAGGAGGGCGACACCGTCGCCGTCTGGGGATGCGGCCCGGTCGGGCTCTTCGCGATCCAGAGCGCGCTCATCATGGGCGCGGCGCGGGTGATCGCCATCGATCACTATCCGCGGCGGCTGCAACTGGCGGCAGATCTCGGCGCGCAGACGCTGGACTACACCACCGCCAACGTGCTGGAGGCGCTGCTCGACATGACCGGCGGCATCGGGCCGGACGCGGTGATCGATGCGGTGGGCATGGAGAGCCACGGCTTCTCGATCGACAATGTCTACGACCGCGCCAAGCAGGCGCTGATGCTGGAGACCGACAGGCCGCACGTGCTGCGCGAGGCGCTGATGGCGTGCCGCAAGGGCGGTCGCGTCTCCATCCCGGGCGTCTATGGCGGCATGATCGATAAGTTCCCGATCGGCGCGCTGATGCAGAAGGGCCTCACCATCCGCACGGGCCAGACGCATGTGCAGCGCTACCTGCCGAAGCTCCTCGACATGATCCGGGAGAAGCGGATCGACACGACTTTCCTGATCAGCCACCGCATGGCGCTGGAAGACGCCGCCGAGGGCTACCGGAAGTTCGCCGACGAGCAGAACGATACGACCAAGGTCGTGCTGAAACCCGGCTGGGAGCGCGCGCAGTGACCAGTGCCGCGACCGGCCCGACTGTAGCACCCGCCGGCATGGCCCAGAAAGCTGCGCGCCGCACGCGTGGGCGGGGAGGCTCGACGTGAGCGGGCGTCCGGAGGCCGGCGGCATCGGCGACCGCGCGGCCGTCGACAGGGGCGAGACGGGCGACAAGATGCCCGGCTTCGACCCGGCAGCCGCGCCGATGGAGACCGATTCCGAGGCGGGCGGGGCGCCATCCGGCGGCTCCGCACCCGCGCCGTCGGGTATCACGCACCGTCCGCCGCAGACCAGCACCGGCAGCGCCATGCAGGCGATGCCCGGCGTCGAGGCACCGGGCGGGCACCGTGTCTGGTGGCTCGTCGTGACCGTGCTCGTCGTCATCGCGGCGGCCGTCTTCGCAGCCGTCGCCTTTGCCTGAGACGGACGAGGCCGGCGCCCGGAGCCGGTCGCCGCGGAACCGGCGGCGCCGCCGCCGGACCGGCCTGCGGCTCGCCTTCCTTGGTGCCAGCAACTCCCCCGACGCCAACGATCAACACTGAACGATCAGGAAAGGACTTTTCCGATGCAGGAGCATCCACAGTCGAAGCATCCGCAGCCCCCGATGCCGAAGCAGCAGCAGGACATGCCGGGCCAGACCCGCGACATGGACCCGCGTCCCGACCATGGCGAGGAGAGCTATTGCGGAAGCGGCAAGCTGACCGATCGCGTCGCCCTCGTCACCGGCGCGGATTCGGGCATCGGCCGGGCCGTGGCCATCGCATTCGCGCGCGAGGGCGCCGACGTCGTCATCTCCTATCTCGAAGAGGACGAGGATGCGCGCGAGACGGCGCGCTGGGTGGAGGAGGCCGGTCGCAAGGCCGTCCTCGCCCGCGGCGACATCAGCGAGGAAGGCTTCGCCAGGTCGCTGGTGCAGCGCACCGTCGACGTGTGCGGTCGCATCGACATCCTCGTCAACAACGCCGCGCATCAGGCGACCTTCGAGAAGTTCGAGGACATCTCGTCGGCGGAATGGGATCTGACCTTCCGCACCAATGTCTACGCCATGTTCTACCTCAGCCAGGAGGCTGTTAAGCACATGGAACCCGGCGCCTCGATCATCAACACCTCGTCGATCAATGCCACCAGCCCGTCGCCGACCCTGCTGGCCTACGCCACGACCAAGGGCGCCATCGCCAACTTCACGGCGGGTCTGGCCGGCCTCGTCGCCGAACGCGGCATCCGCGTCAACGCGGTCGCGCCCGGACCGATCTGGACGCCGCTCATCCCGTCCACCATGCCGCCGGAGAAAGTCGAGAGCTTCGGCCAGAACACGCCGATGAAGCGGCCAGGCCAGCCGGCGGAACTCGCCGCCACCTATGTCCTTCTGGCCTCGGATGATGCAAGCTACACCACGGGCGCCCTCTACGAGGTCACGGGCGGCCGGCCGATGATCTGATGCGGTTATCCGCTTCTGGTCCACGCGAGGCATCCGGCGAGGACCGGCGTCGAGGATACGAGGAGCGCGCCACGCCGGTGCAGCGTGGCGAGGCCCGACCAGGATACGGTCTCGACGCCCCAAACCGTTCCGCCCGCGCCGGTCCATTTCAGCCGGCTGCCGGCTGCCAGGACGGCCTGCATCATGGCGGGCTCGCTCATGCCTGGGCGAAAGACGACGATGGTCTCCTGCTGGCCGGAAAAGCGCGGACCGGCGGCGGCGATGAGCCCGGCTGTGAGCGCGACCGAGGCTGCGGCGGCTGCCGCTCCCCGGGACGGCCCCCCGCGGTGCGGCAGAATGGCGGCGAGCACCAGCGGCGCGATCCCGAAGACGACGAGCCAGCCGATGTCCCAGGCCAGCGGGGTGTCGCTGTCCATCCGGATCCGGTGCAGCCC
The nucleotide sequence above comes from Aquibium microcysteis. Encoded proteins:
- a CDS encoding zinc-dependent alcohol dehydrogenase → MRALTWQGKKDVRVETVDDPAIVNPRDIIIKVTSTAICGSDLHLYDGMIPTMQAGDVLGHEFMGEIVETGKGVSDLRKGQRVVVPFVIACGACYHCSRLQYSACDNSNPADQADISETLYGHQMSGLFGYSHMTGGYAGGQAEYVRVPFADVGPIVVPDELEDDDVLFLSDILPTGWMAAENCEIEEGDTVAVWGCGPVGLFAIQSALIMGAARVIAIDHYPRRLQLAADLGAQTLDYTTANVLEALLDMTGGIGPDAVIDAVGMESHGFSIDNVYDRAKQALMLETDRPHVLREALMACRKGGRVSIPGVYGGMIDKFPIGALMQKGLTIRTGQTHVQRYLPKLLDMIREKRIDTTFLISHRMALEDAAEGYRKFADEQNDTTKVVLKPGWERAQ
- a CDS encoding SDR family oxidoreductase codes for the protein MQEHPQSKHPQPPMPKQQQDMPGQTRDMDPRPDHGEESYCGSGKLTDRVALVTGADSGIGRAVAIAFAREGADVVISYLEEDEDARETARWVEEAGRKAVLARGDISEEGFARSLVQRTVDVCGRIDILVNNAAHQATFEKFEDISSAEWDLTFRTNVYAMFYLSQEAVKHMEPGASIINTSSINATSPSPTLLAYATTKGAIANFTAGLAGLVAERGIRVNAVAPGPIWTPLIPSTMPPEKVESFGQNTPMKRPGQPAELAATYVLLASDDASYTTGALYEVTGGRPMI
- a CDS encoding DUF2243 domain-containing protein; this encodes MAIAASAPRPARLDGTTRAGWLFVGFSVGGFFDGIVLHQILQWHHLLSGLDGPAGSDLPFQIMADGLFHLVMYLVALAGAVLLVMARASGARGGSTSEILRLVLIGFGSWHVTDAVLSHWLLGLHRIRMDSDTPLAWDIGWLVVFGIAPLVLAAILPHRGGPSRGAAAAAASVALTAGLIAAAGPRFSGQQETIVVFRPGMSEPAMMQAVLAAGSRLKWTGAGGTVWGVETVSWSGLATLHRRGALLVSSTPVLAGCLAWTRSG